The Amycolatopsis endophytica genome includes the window CGCTGGCTGGCCACCAACGCGGGATGACCGTCCCGGACCTCGGAACCGACCGCCTGCGCCTGCGTGGCCTGCACGCCGCCGACACCGAAGCGGTCGTCCGGGTCTTCGCCGACCCCGCGATGAGCCGGTACTTCGAAGCCGATTTCAGCGACCCGGACCAGTGCCGCGCTTCGATCGCACGGCGTCTCACCTACACCGGGCCCGACGGCACCGGCCACTGGGTGATCGAACGCGACGGCACGGTCATCGGGCTCGCGCACCTGCGGCCCTCCGCCGAGCTTCCCGGTGATCTCATGGAAATCGGGTACTTCCTCGACCGGGCTCACGGCGGGCAGGGACTGGCCACCGAGGCGGCCGCCGCGCTGCTGCGCCACGGATTCACCGCACTGGGCCTGCCCGCGGTGTGGGCGCTCATCCACGAGTCCAATGTGGCCAGTCAGAACCTGGCCCGCCGACTCGGTTTCACCGACGTCGGCGGCGGCGAGCACTACGGCGCGCCCCATCGCGTGTTCGTCGCACTGCCCGGGACCG containing:
- a CDS encoding GNAT family N-acetyltransferase; this translates as MTVPDLGTDRLRLRGLHAADTEAVVRVFADPAMSRYFEADFSDPDQCRASIARRLTYTGPDGTGHWVIERDGTVIGLAHLRPSAELPGDLMEIGYFLDRAHGGQGLATEAAAALLRHGFTALGLPAVWALIHESNVASQNLARRLGFTDVGGGEHYGAPHRVFVALPGTAGQWHHVEVWVPDLARAEASFGWLLGELGWREHQRWPGGVSWKLGTGYLVVEQSPALTGDHHDRCAPGLNHLALHAGPADRLDALVTAARDHGWRALFEDRYPHAGGADHYAAYLENADGFEVELVAESPRVTRPG